GCATGCCCACCGCCATGCCGCCGATGAGGTTGATGAACAGGATCAGGATGGCGGCGATGGCGTCGCCGCGGATGAACTTGTTGGCACCGTCCATTGCGCCGTAGAAGTCGGCTTCCTCGCGGACCTCTTCGCGGCGGGCCTTGGCTTCCTCACGCGTCAGCAAACCGGCGTTGAGGTCGGCGTCGATGGCCATCTGCTTGCCGGGCATGGCGTCCAGGATGAAGCGGGCGGTCACTTCCGACACGCGCCCGGCACCCTTGGTGATGACCACGAAGTTGATGATGGTCAGGATCGCGAACACCACGATGCCCACGGCGTAATTGCCGCCGATCACGAACTGGCCGAAGGCCTCGATCACCTTGCCGGCTGCGGCGTGGCCGTCCTGGCCGTTGATCAGGATCACGCGGCTGGAGGCGACGTTCAGCGCCAGCCGCAGCATCGTGGTCATCAGCAGCACGATCGGGAAAATGGTGAATTCCAGCGGGCGCTGCACGTAGACCACCGCCAGCAGCACCATCAGCGAGATGGCGATGTTGAAGGTGAACAGCGCATCCAGCACCGGCGCGGCCAGCGGCACCATCAGCATGGCCAGCATGGCCATCAGGGCGAGCGGGGCGCCCAGGCCGTTGCGCAGCAGCTCCATCACGCGGCGGGCGTTCATCGGGGCGGGTTGGGCGCTCATGCGCTGGCCCCCTTGCCGAACTCATCCACCTCGAGCGGCGGCAGATCCGGCATCGGGCCGCCATTCCAGCCGCGTAGCTGGTAGACGTAGGACAACACCTGTGCCACCACCGAATAGAGTCTCACGGGAATTTCCTTGCCGAGTTGGGCTTCCCTATACAAGGCGCGTGCCAAAGGCGGCGCGGTGACGATCGCCACCCGGTGCTGCTCGCAGGCTTCGCGGATGCGGAAGGCCATTTCGTCCACGCCCTTGGCCACCACCACCGGGGCGCGCATCTTGCCGCCTTCGTACTTCAGCGCCACCGCGTAGTGGGTGGGATTCATCAGCACCACATCGGCGGTGGGCAGCGCTTCCATCATCCGGCGCTGCGACATCTGCATCTGCATCTGGCGGATGCGGCCCTTCACTTCCGGGCTGCCTTCGCTTTCCTTCATCTCGCGCTTGATCTCCTCGCGCGTCATCTTCAGCTTCCGCAGCCAGTTCCACTTCTGGTACGGCGCGTCGAAGGCGGCCAGCAGCACCAGCGCGCCGGCGGTGTAGAACAGCAGGCTCTTGGTGAAGTCCAGCCCGTTGCCCACGGCCTGTTCCAGTGGCCGGTTCACCAGCGAGCGCAGCCCGTGCAGGCCCTTGGAGATACAGAGGCTGGCCGCCAGGCCCACGAACAGCAGGCGCAGGATCGACTTGACCAGCTCAGCCAGGCTGTTGCTGCCCCACATGCGCTTGATCCCGTTCATGGGATTGAGCTTGTTGAGGTCGGGCATGATCGCCTTGCCGGAAAAGTGCAGGCCGCTCATCAGCAGTGGGCCGACCAGCCCGGCCGCCAGGCAGATGCCGATCAGCGGCACCATCACCCACAGCAGTTGCAGCAGCAGGTCGCCGAAGTGGCCGAACAAGGCCATCGGGTTCTCGCGCATCTTCGGGTCGGGGCTCAGCGCGGTCTTCATCCAGACACTGGCGCCGTCGCCGATGCCGCGCGCCATCAGCATCAGCGCGAACACCCCGGTGCCGAACACCGCAGCGGTGGACAACTCGCGCGATTGCGGGATGTTGCCTTGCTCGCGGGCTTCGCGCAGGCGTTTTTCGGTGGGTAGTTCGGTGCGTTCGCCGCCGTCTTCGGACTCGGACATTGGGGGGCCGTTGACTGGATTGGCCTTGCGTCATGCAAGTGGTGTTCCTTAAAACGGGAATGGGGAATCGGGATTCGGGAATCGCAAGGGCGGGGGGCTGCGCGCTGGGCGATTGCAGGGGGGGGCGGGAATAGGTAAAGCCGGGTAGCAGACGCCTGGTAGGTTGCGCTGGCCGGGCAAGCGGCGGCGGTGCGTTTTACGCCGTATGGCTGGGAGCGTGCATGGTCTAGATCGGGGCGCCTGGCGATGCCAACCATGTGGGTGTGCTGTTGGGTGGTTCGGTGTGTGTTGGCGGCTGGATGCTGGGAGCGCGAACGTGAACTAGGCCAAGGGATCGATTGGCCTGCATGGGGCTGAAGGAGGGGGGCGTCAGGTTGCCGGCGTTGGGCTGCGTACGCGCAAGGTGCGGGCTTGCGCCCGCGGAACTTTCACCTGCAGCCTTGGGCTCAGCTGGCGCGGCGGCGTTCGCCATCGCGCTGGGCGACGACCAGGGCGATGAAGCGGTCCGGTTCCATCGGCCGGCCCAGCAGGTAGCCCT
The nucleotide sequence above comes from Xanthomonas campestris pv. campestris str. ATCC 33913. Encoded proteins:
- the flhB gene encoding flagellar biosynthesis protein FlhB, giving the protein MSESEDGGERTELPTEKRLREAREQGNIPQSRELSTAAVFGTGVFALMLMARGIGDGASVWMKTALSPDPKMRENPMALFGHFGDLLLQLLWVMVPLIGICLAAGLVGPLLMSGLHFSGKAIMPDLNKLNPMNGIKRMWGSNSLAELVKSILRLLFVGLAASLCISKGLHGLRSLVNRPLEQAVGNGLDFTKSLLFYTAGALVLLAAFDAPYQKWNWLRKLKMTREEIKREMKESEGSPEVKGRIRQMQMQMSQRRMMEALPTADVVLMNPTHYAVALKYEGGKMRAPVVVAKGVDEMAFRIREACEQHRVAIVTAPPLARALYREAQLGKEIPVRLYSVVAQVLSYVYQLRGWNGGPMPDLPPLEVDEFGKGASA